TAGGCGCGCGGCGCGACTGGCGCATGCAGCGCAGCATTCCCTACGGCAACGAACACGGTGAGCTGCAGGTCACCCGCATCCTCGACACGCCGCTGGCCCAATGCCGTGACGTGGCGTTCTCGGTGGCCGTGGACGATGCCCCGCCCGACCAGCCCTCCGCCCAGTGGTACACCACCAGCATCTGCCTGCAGCTCAACGGCTGGAAGTGGGCCGCCGCCGAACCGGCCGTACCGCGCTGGGGGGCCTTGCAGTAACCGCTGCCCTTGGCACACGCCCATAAAAAAACCGCATCGCCCTCGCAGGCGCTGCGGTTTTTTTATCAACGCGGTGCGGTTTATTGCACGATCACGACTTCGACGCGGCGGGCTTCGGCGTTGCTGCCAGAGCCGGTCATGGCTTCGGGCTTGACCAGTTCGATCTTGTCGGCAGCCACGCCCAGGGCGGTCAGGGTGTCGCGCACGGCGATGGCACGCTGCTTGGCCAGTTCCTGGTTCTTGGCCATGTCGCCGGTGGCATCGTGGAATCCGCTGACGCGCACCGACTTGCCATCGGCGGCCAGCTTGACCACTTCGGCCAGGGCCTCGTTGGCACCGGCGGCGATGTCGGCCTTGGCGGTGGCGAAGTAGAACTTGACGACACCGTCTACCACCTTGACGCTGGCACCGTCGGCTTCGACCATTTCCACCGCCGCAGGGGCAACCGCTTTGGGCATGCGGGTCTTGTAGATGCCCAGCCCGATCACCAGGCCGAGGATGGCCGCCAACACGCCAAACAAAATAGCCAGCACTACGCCGTGGCTGGTGTCGTCGTCAGAAGAAAACATTTGGGGGTACTCCAGAAAATAGAAGGGGGACAGGGCGCAGGACCCAGGCGGGGGCGATGCGGACAAGATGTCGGGGCCGATTGTAGAGGGCTGGTCAGCCGGGTTTACCAGGGGTCGGCACAATGGGCACCGCCCAAAAATAGTAACAAAAAGTGCACTCGGTGCTTATTCCATCGGCATGAGCAGCTATTCTTTTTGAGAATACGCCATGGATGGGGAGGTGAATCCATCCCCACCACCAGGCCGTGGCCGGTTTGTGGGGTGGGGATGCGATGCGGTCTGTCAAAAATCCAGTGCGGCCACCCTGTGCGCCAGCGCGTCCACCCCGAC
This sequence is a window from Rhodoferax sp. WC2427. Protein-coding genes within it:
- a CDS encoding OmpA family protein; the protein is MFSSDDDTSHGVVLAILFGVLAAILGLVIGLGIYKTRMPKAVAPAAVEMVEADGASVKVVDGVVKFYFATAKADIAAGANEALAEVVKLAADGKSVRVSGFHDATGDMAKNQELAKQRAIAVRDTLTALGVAADKIELVKPEAMTGSGSNAEARRVEVVIVQ